One genomic window of Moorella glycerini includes the following:
- a CDS encoding DNA polymerase III subunit alpha, whose product MNSFVHLHVHSEYSLLDGAGRINDLVRAAREMGMPALALTDHGVMYGAVDFYKAAREEGIKPIIGCEVYVAPRSRHDREPHRDDYQYHLVLLAADATGYRNLAALVSAAYLEGFYYKPRVDRELLARHSQGLIALSACLAGEVPDRLLKDQEEKAYEAAAWLREVFGRENFYLELQDQGLAEQRKINRRLIELGQRLSLPLVATNDVHYVSQDQARVHDVLLCIQTGKTLNDPNRLRFPNAQFYLKSPGEMATLFTEVPAALTNTLTIAERCNFDFTFGQLHLPAYRLPAGEDTASYLRRLCYEGFSRRYPRDDGTARQRLDYELGIIEQMGYPGYFLIVWDMVNFARRKGIPVGPGRGSAAGSLVAYCLGITAIDPLRYNLLFERFLNPERVSMPDIDIDFCFERRDEVIQYVLEKYGREHVAQIITFGTMAARAAVRDVGRVLGMPLSEVDRIARLVPLELGITLDRALVNTPELKESYESSAAVRELLDTARALEGMPRHASTHAAGIVITQEPLTYYLPLQKTGEAVTTQFPMQVVEELGLLKMDLLGLRTLTVIDQARRAIRLNYGRDLELENLPLDDRPTYRLLASGETSGIFQLESSGMRAILKELKPERFEDIIALVALYRPGPLGSGMVEDFIERKRGVTPITYLHPSLEPILKDTYGVILYQEQVMRIASELAGFTLGQADLLRRAMGKKKPEVLAAQRERFLAGAVKKGLPQDIALKIFELMEYFAGYGFNASHSAAYALVAYQTAYLKAHYPAELMGALLSSVAEHLDKMGPYLAECQRLGIRVLPPDVNESGVDFTIAGGHIRFGLAAVKNVGRAAVEAIIAAREAGGSFTSLLDFCRRVDARLANKRVVESLIRCGAFNSLHPNRRQLLAILDECFELAARRQEDRRSGQISLLDMVPEEVNEPPLPHLADFSRADILAMEKELLGFYLSGHPLEPYTEALKQVVTHALADLSEIPDGSQVILGGVVSGWRRLVTRKGEPMAVLTLEDFSGQVEVVLFPRIYSQGRAWLAPDQVVIIYGHTDKQEEGVQVLADQVKPVKAGPGEAGTPAGGLPVETLLAGAVNRERASGQETGAVPPALAGTGKAGERSSGRRLYLKLTGKEQREALQDILTAFPGDCPVYLHLSSEGRTLVLHRRLWVEPVPALLASLARLLGGQDKVKLVPEK is encoded by the coding sequence ATGAATTCCTTTGTCCACCTCCATGTCCACAGTGAATACAGCCTCCTGGACGGGGCCGGCCGCATTAATGACCTGGTCCGGGCCGCCAGGGAGATGGGCATGCCCGCCCTGGCTCTGACGGACCATGGTGTCATGTATGGGGCCGTGGACTTCTATAAAGCAGCCCGGGAAGAAGGGATCAAGCCTATTATTGGCTGCGAGGTTTACGTGGCTCCCCGTTCCCGTCATGACCGGGAGCCCCACCGGGACGATTACCAGTACCACCTGGTCCTCCTGGCTGCCGACGCTACTGGTTACCGGAATCTGGCAGCCCTGGTTTCGGCCGCTTACCTGGAGGGCTTTTATTATAAACCCCGGGTGGACCGGGAACTCCTGGCCCGCCACAGCCAGGGCCTCATTGCTTTAAGCGCCTGCCTGGCCGGCGAGGTGCCGGACCGGCTTTTAAAGGACCAGGAGGAAAAGGCATATGAAGCGGCTGCCTGGCTCAGGGAGGTCTTTGGCCGGGAGAATTTCTACCTGGAACTCCAGGACCAGGGCCTGGCGGAACAGCGCAAGATAAACCGCCGCCTCATTGAACTGGGGCAGAGGTTAAGTTTACCCCTGGTGGCCACCAACGACGTCCATTACGTCTCCCAGGACCAGGCCCGCGTCCATGATGTCCTCCTCTGTATCCAGACGGGTAAAACCCTTAACGATCCCAACCGCCTCCGCTTTCCCAACGCCCAGTTTTATTTAAAAAGCCCGGGAGAAATGGCGACCCTTTTTACCGAAGTGCCGGCTGCTTTAACCAATACCCTGACCATTGCCGAACGCTGTAACTTTGACTTCACCTTTGGTCAGCTGCACCTGCCGGCCTACCGGCTACCGGCGGGGGAGGATACTGCCAGTTACCTGCGCCGCCTCTGCTATGAGGGTTTCAGCAGGCGTTACCCCCGGGATGACGGCACGGCGCGGCAGCGCCTCGACTATGAACTGGGCATTATTGAACAAATGGGCTATCCGGGATATTTCCTGATTGTCTGGGATATGGTCAATTTTGCCCGCCGGAAAGGTATCCCGGTAGGGCCGGGCAGGGGTTCGGCTGCCGGCAGCCTGGTGGCCTACTGCCTGGGGATCACCGCCATAGACCCTTTGCGCTATAACCTTCTCTTTGAGCGCTTTCTCAACCCGGAGCGGGTCAGTATGCCTGATATCGATATTGACTTTTGCTTTGAGCGCCGGGACGAGGTTATCCAGTATGTTCTGGAAAAATACGGCAGAGAGCACGTGGCCCAGATTATTACCTTTGGCACCATGGCCGCCCGGGCTGCCGTCAGGGATGTAGGCCGGGTTTTAGGAATGCCCTTGAGCGAAGTCGACCGGATTGCCAGGTTGGTCCCCCTGGAGCTGGGCATTACCCTGGACCGGGCCCTGGTCAACACGCCGGAGTTAAAGGAAAGCTATGAAAGCAGCGCGGCGGTGCGGGAACTCCTGGATACGGCCCGGGCTCTGGAAGGTATGCCCCGCCATGCCTCTACCCATGCGGCCGGGATTGTGATTACCCAGGAACCCTTAACTTACTACCTACCCCTGCAAAAAACCGGTGAGGCCGTGACCACCCAGTTTCCCATGCAGGTGGTGGAAGAACTGGGCCTCTTAAAAATGGACCTCCTGGGCCTCCGCACCCTGACGGTGATCGACCAGGCCCGCCGGGCTATCCGCTTGAACTACGGCCGCGACCTGGAACTGGAAAACCTGCCCCTGGATGACCGGCCTACCTACCGGCTCCTGGCCAGCGGAGAAACCAGCGGCATCTTCCAGCTGGAAAGCAGCGGCATGCGGGCCATTTTAAAGGAATTAAAACCGGAACGCTTTGAGGACATTATCGCCCTGGTGGCCCTGTACCGGCCCGGCCCGTTGGGTAGCGGCATGGTGGAGGACTTTATAGAGCGCAAGCGCGGCGTAACGCCAATTACTTACCTCCACCCCTCCCTGGAGCCCATCCTCAAGGATACCTACGGCGTCATCCTTTACCAGGAGCAGGTCATGCGTATTGCCAGCGAGCTGGCCGGCTTTACCCTGGGCCAGGCTGACCTCTTACGCCGGGCCATGGGCAAAAAGAAGCCGGAGGTCCTGGCGGCCCAGCGGGAGCGTTTTCTGGCCGGGGCCGTCAAAAAAGGCCTGCCGCAGGATATTGCCCTTAAAATCTTTGAACTTATGGAATACTTTGCCGGGTACGGTTTCAATGCCAGCCACTCGGCGGCCTATGCCCTGGTAGCCTACCAGACGGCCTATCTCAAGGCCCATTACCCGGCGGAACTGATGGGAGCCCTGCTGTCCAGTGTGGCCGAACACCTGGACAAAATGGGGCCTTATCTCGCCGAATGTCAACGTCTGGGGATCAGGGTCCTGCCACCTGATGTCAACGAATCTGGTGTGGATTTCACCATCGCCGGCGGGCACATCCGCTTCGGCCTGGCGGCGGTTAAAAACGTCGGCCGTGCCGCCGTGGAAGCCATCATTGCCGCCCGGGAGGCCGGGGGGTCCTTCACTTCCCTCCTGGACTTCTGCCGCCGGGTGGACGCGAGGCTGGCCAACAAAAGGGTGGTGGAGAGTCTCATCCGCTGCGGCGCCTTTAACTCCCTGCATCCCAACCGGCGGCAGCTCCTGGCCATCCTGGATGAATGTTTTGAGCTGGCCGCCCGGCGCCAGGAGGACCGCCGCAGCGGCCAGATATCTTTACTGGACATGGTACCGGAAGAAGTTAACGAGCCGCCCCTGCCGCATCTGGCCGATTTTTCCCGGGCCGACATCCTGGCCATGGAAAAGGAACTGCTGGGCTTCTACTTAAGCGGTCATCCCCTGGAGCCCTATACAGAAGCCTTGAAGCAGGTCGTTACCCATGCCCTGGCTGATCTCTCCGAAATACCCGACGGCAGCCAGGTTATCCTTGGCGGCGTGGTAAGCGGTTGGCGCCGCCTGGTCACCCGCAAGGGTGAGCCCATGGCCGTCCTCACCCTGGAGGATTTCAGCGGCCAGGTGGAAGTCGTCCTTTTCCCCCGTATCTACAGCCAGGGCCGCGCCTGGCTCGCCCCCGACCAGGTGGTTATTATTTATGGTCATACCGATAAACAGGAGGAAGGGGTCCAGGTCCTGGCCGACCAGGTTAAGCCAGTAAAGGCAGGTCCCGGCGAGGCAGGAACACCAGCCGGTGGTCTTCCGGTCGAGACGTTGCTGGCCGGGGCAGTGAACCGGGAGAGGGCCTCCGGCCAGGAGACAGGGGCGGTGCCGCCTGCCCTTGCCGGCACCGGGAAGGCGGGGGAGCGCAGCTCTGGCCGGCGCCTGTACCTGAAGTTGACGGGGAAAGAGCAGAGGGAAGCCCTGCAGGATATTTTGACGGCTTTTCCCGGTGATTGCCCGGTGTACCTGCACTTGAGCAGCGAGGGGCGGACCCTGGTGCTGCACCGCCGGCTGTGGGTTGAACCGGTGCCGGCCCTGCTGGCAAGTTTGGCCCGCCTTTTAGGTGGGCAAGATAAAGTTAAATTAGTACCGGAAAAATAG
- a CDS encoding YtrH family sporulation protein: protein MDGFFPKLLLIFFTALGVVLGAAVVGSLAAVIVGQPPLRTMTRLALEIKIWAIAAAMGGTFSAIELLGQGFLEGQFRVLAQQLLFIIVAFIGAQVGYWLIQNLAGGK from the coding sequence GTGGATGGTTTTTTCCCCAAGCTGCTGCTCATCTTTTTTACCGCCCTGGGGGTAGTCCTGGGAGCGGCAGTAGTCGGCTCCCTGGCGGCCGTCATTGTGGGACAGCCGCCTTTAAGGACCATGACCCGCCTGGCCCTGGAAATAAAGATCTGGGCCATTGCCGCCGCCATGGGCGGTACCTTCAGTGCCATCGAACTCCTGGGCCAGGGTTTCCTGGAAGGCCAGTTCCGCGTCCTGGCCCAACAGCTATTATTTATCATTGTAGCCTTTATCGGCGCCCAGGTGGGTTACTGGCTCATCCAAAACCTGGCTGGAGGTAAGTAA
- a CDS encoding small, acid-soluble spore protein, alpha/beta type, which yields MGKKNEDPEVLALKLEVAAELGLLAKIEQGGWGSLSSAESGKIGGLLAKRKIGSGYMATVAGQPAIRDTAEDEEEAGRP from the coding sequence GTGGGTAAAAAGAACGAAGATCCGGAAGTCCTGGCTTTAAAACTGGAAGTGGCTGCCGAGCTGGGCTTGCTGGCCAAAATAGAGCAGGGCGGCTGGGGGTCTCTGAGTTCGGCGGAAAGCGGCAAAATTGGCGGGTTGCTGGCGAAGAGGAAGATTGGCTCCGGCTATATGGCTACGGTGGCGGGGCAACCGGCCATCAGGGATACGGCTGAGGACGAAGAAGAAGCTGGCAGGCCCTGA
- a CDS encoding YkvI family membrane protein: MAKQYATGQIAAAYIGTVVGAGFASGQEVLQFFGYFGLWGIFGLILATALFIFFGYTVLRLGHQLAAESHLAVMHRAGGPWIGRAVDIITTFFLFGALAVMAAGAGAIFSQEFHLPGFWGSSLLVIITLITVLAGINRVIGSISLVAPVLITSVMGISLVTVTRNLPAFIANLSWSDMTRAAVPSWPLAALLYASYNLVLAIAVLAPLGALGRPEHLLPGAALGGLGLGLGAMAITLALITTAPAVTALEVPMLHIAGSFTPLLRTFYSVVLLAEIYTTAVSSLYGFTARMVRPGERNSFRWLAIGASTVALVASQFGFSRLVATLFPLVGYAGLLLLGALAYYALREALPALRPGPVKRLAPAPARKPVKGKAIAERRRGGQEQQQKGR; the protein is encoded by the coding sequence ATGGCTAAACAGTATGCGACCGGGCAGATCGCCGCTGCCTATATCGGCACCGTCGTAGGGGCCGGTTTTGCCTCCGGCCAGGAGGTGTTGCAGTTTTTTGGCTACTTTGGCCTGTGGGGTATCTTCGGCCTTATCCTGGCCACGGCCCTGTTTATCTTTTTTGGCTACACCGTCCTGCGCCTGGGACATCAGCTGGCAGCCGAATCCCACCTGGCAGTAATGCACCGGGCTGGCGGCCCCTGGATAGGCCGGGCGGTAGATATTATTACGACCTTCTTCCTTTTTGGCGCCCTGGCCGTCATGGCTGCCGGTGCCGGGGCCATTTTCAGCCAGGAATTCCACCTGCCCGGTTTTTGGGGCAGCAGCCTGCTGGTGATTATCACCTTGATTACTGTGCTGGCAGGCATCAACAGGGTAATTGGCTCCATTAGCCTGGTAGCCCCGGTCTTAATAACCTCTGTCATGGGGATAAGCTTAGTAACGGTAACTAGAAATCTGCCTGCCTTCATAGCTAACCTTTCCTGGAGTGACATGACCCGGGCGGCCGTGCCCTCCTGGCCCCTGGCGGCCCTGTTGTATGCCTCCTATAACCTGGTCCTGGCCATCGCCGTGCTGGCCCCCCTGGGAGCCCTGGGCCGGCCGGAGCATCTCCTGCCAGGGGCGGCCCTGGGCGGCCTGGGCCTGGGGTTGGGGGCCATGGCCATTACCCTGGCGCTGATAACTACCGCCCCGGCAGTAACGGCCCTGGAAGTACCCATGCTGCATATAGCCGGCAGTTTCACCCCTCTCTTACGTACCTTTTACAGCGTCGTCTTGCTGGCGGAGATTTATACTACCGCCGTCAGCAGCCTCTATGGCTTCACCGCCCGCATGGTGCGGCCGGGAGAAAGGAATAGCTTTCGTTGGCTGGCAATCGGGGCCAGCACCGTGGCCCTGGTAGCCTCGCAATTCGGCTTTTCCCGCCTGGTGGCCACCCTTTTCCCCCTGGTTGGTTACGCTGGCCTCTTGCTGCTGGGGGCGCTGGCCTATTACGCTTTAAGGGAAGCCCTGCCGGCTTTACGGCCAGGGCCTGTAAAGCGCCTGGCCCCTGCCCCGGCTCGCAAGCCTGTGAAGGGGAAAGCTATAGCCGAGAGGAGAAGGGGCGGGCAGGAGCAGCAGCAAAAGGGAAGGTGA
- a CDS encoding selenium metabolism-associated LysR family transcriptional regulator → MLDTQLLVFKAVAEQKSFSRAARVLHLTQPAISLHIQSLEEYFGTRLLDRNNRQVTLTEAGRVLYNYALELSKLYDEAKKALAEVSGKVKGHLVVGATLTIGEYFLPHITGQFKQQYPEVEITLQIANTQEIMRRVLAGELDLSVIEGQVEHPNLIQEDLFQDELVLIVPPGHPWGSRGEIQPGELKEEPLILREEGSGTRQVVEAGLRQAGLEPSSLKVIMELGSTQAIKEAVEAGLGIAIISRLAIKKESRHNLLREVRLQGADFRRTFHVAYHRHKFRSAAAEAFLELLRSSRPF, encoded by the coding sequence TTGCTCGATACCCAGTTACTCGTTTTCAAGGCTGTAGCCGAACAAAAGAGTTTTTCCCGGGCCGCCCGGGTATTGCACCTGACCCAGCCCGCCATCAGCCTGCACATCCAGTCCCTGGAAGAATATTTTGGTACCCGCCTCCTGGACCGCAACAACCGCCAGGTTACCCTCACCGAGGCAGGCCGGGTCCTCTATAATTACGCCCTGGAACTGAGCAAACTATATGACGAAGCCAAAAAAGCCCTGGCCGAGGTCAGCGGGAAAGTGAAAGGACACCTGGTTGTGGGAGCTACCCTCACCATTGGTGAGTATTTTTTACCTCATATTACCGGACAATTTAAACAGCAATACCCCGAGGTAGAAATAACCTTACAAATTGCCAATACCCAGGAAATCATGCGCCGGGTTTTAGCTGGTGAACTGGATTTAAGCGTCATTGAAGGCCAGGTTGAGCACCCCAACTTAATCCAGGAAGATCTCTTCCAGGACGAACTGGTGCTCATCGTTCCCCCGGGACACCCCTGGGGTAGCCGCGGGGAAATCCAGCCAGGAGAATTGAAGGAGGAACCCCTTATCCTGCGGGAAGAGGGATCCGGCACCAGGCAGGTAGTCGAAGCAGGTTTAAGGCAAGCGGGATTAGAACCCTCTAGCCTTAAAGTAATAATGGAATTGGGCAGTACCCAGGCCATTAAAGAAGCTGTGGAAGCCGGGCTGGGGATAGCCATTATCTCCCGGCTGGCAATAAAAAAAGAGAGCAGGCATAACCTGCTCCGGGAAGTAAGATTACAGGGGGCTGATTTCCGGCGTACCTTCCATGTCGCCTATCACCGTCATAAATTTCGCAGCGCCGCAGCTGAGGCCTTCCTTGAGCTTTTGCGCTCCAGCCGTCCTTTTTAA
- a CDS encoding YeiH family protein — MSTKSLAATEGSQGLGLIQGVGLTIMLALVARQLATLPILNIMGSMVLAILLGIAWRSLMAVPATAEVGINYASKKILRYGIILMGLRLDIPKIIAAGPRVIILDALAIFLAMVVITFLGQKVGLNKKLATLIAAGTGICGAAAIAAVAPVVRSRDDETAVAVAIIALLGTLFTIIYTLLYPVINLTPYQYGLFSGSSLHELAHVIAAAQAGGSASTDIAILVKLGRVALLVPVALLLGIIFAPRNKTGAGWNWRQLQVPWFIFGFLALSGLNTMAILPVSLTATLIQGGVFLLTMAMAGLGLNVSLEMIKRVGTRGLVTGLVGSVVLSLTLFLVIASLIS, encoded by the coding sequence ATGTCTACCAAAAGCCTTGCAGCCACAGAAGGCAGTCAGGGCCTGGGGCTTATCCAGGGGGTGGGCCTGACTATAATGCTGGCCCTGGTAGCCAGGCAACTGGCCACCCTGCCCATTTTAAACATCATGGGCAGCATGGTGCTGGCCATTCTTTTAGGTATTGCCTGGCGTTCTTTGATGGCCGTCCCGGCAACGGCCGAGGTGGGTATAAATTACGCCAGCAAAAAAATTCTCCGTTACGGTATTATCCTCATGGGACTGCGCCTGGATATACCTAAAATTATTGCTGCCGGTCCCAGGGTGATTATCCTTGATGCCCTTGCCATTTTCCTGGCTATGGTCGTTATTACTTTCCTGGGGCAGAAGGTGGGGCTCAATAAAAAATTAGCCACCCTCATAGCTGCCGGGACCGGTATTTGTGGGGCGGCAGCCATTGCTGCCGTTGCCCCGGTAGTCAGGTCCCGGGATGATGAAACTGCCGTGGCGGTGGCTATTATCGCCTTGCTTGGTACACTGTTTACGATAATTTATACTCTTCTCTATCCGGTAATTAATTTAACCCCTTATCAGTACGGTTTATTTTCTGGTAGCAGTCTCCATGAACTGGCCCACGTCATTGCGGCAGCCCAGGCCGGCGGCAGCGCCAGTACGGATATTGCTATCCTGGTAAAGCTAGGACGAGTGGCCCTCCTGGTGCCGGTAGCTCTATTGCTGGGTATAATTTTTGCTCCCCGGAATAAAACAGGCGCCGGTTGGAACTGGCGCCAGCTACAGGTACCATGGTTTATTTTTGGTTTCCTGGCCTTGAGTGGACTCAATACCATGGCCATTCTGCCGGTTTCCCTGACAGCGACCCTGATCCAGGGCGGCGTTTTTCTCCTTACCATGGCCATGGCCGGCCTGGGTCTCAACGTCAGCCTGGAGATGATTAAAAGGGTTGGCACCAGGGGCCTGGTAACCGGCCTGGTGGGTTCAGTTGTACTTAGTTTAACTCTTTTCCTGGTTATTGCCAGCTTGATAAGTTAA
- a CDS encoding ferritin-like domain-containing protein — MAELVNDVKLGVTRGTVVEDAVEANFKGETMEVGLYLAMARQALREGYPEVALTLEKIAWEEAEHAAHFAELNGKISASTKENLEKMLAGELGANKGKREAAVKAKENNIDHAHDFFDESSRDEGRHARALEGLLNRYFK, encoded by the coding sequence ATGGCAGAACTGGTCAATGACGTCAAACTGGGTGTAACCAGGGGCACGGTAGTCGAGGATGCCGTCGAGGCTAATTTCAAAGGGGAAACCATGGAGGTTGGCCTGTATCTCGCCATGGCCCGCCAGGCCCTGCGGGAAGGTTACCCCGAGGTGGCCCTGACCCTGGAGAAAATCGCCTGGGAAGAAGCCGAGCACGCCGCCCACTTTGCCGAACTGAACGGCAAAATTAGCGCCAGCACCAAGGAAAACCTGGAAAAGATGCTGGCCGGCGAGCTGGGGGCCAACAAAGGTAAACGCGAGGCTGCTGTCAAGGCCAAGGAAAACAACATCGACCATGCCCATGACTTCTTTGACGAGTCCTCCCGGGACGAAGGCCGCCACGCCCGGGCCCTGGAAGGCCTGCTTAACCGCTACTTCAAGTAA
- a CDS encoding GerAB/ArcD/ProY family transporter, with product MLPQERIGTSEAFFLTVAAMIEVGTLIGARDIADQVGVDMWLVSPLETFFSLGAIYILTRLAMKFPRQDFYGFSRQIVGRWLAWPLSSGLLFYWLALTAHVTRVTTDVIKNSLLARTPAEVILLSLLIVAAYLASRGLEPLARASIIIIIVTLPLIMMLFLLVLPHLRFDNFLPILPRGPWPVLRLAFWRISNAEEMSLFLILVPFLQQPWEAWQAASRGYLVVMVVVITVLTTCQGVLGIELLKHSLIPGLSVTQLAEFAGTFIERISLVFISLWIILVFPTVAALLWASAYLAGRLCNLKAYRLLAFYQLPVVYFLARYPGSNLEVKSFFFFLQPLGFAFLLIIPAILYLIAIIRFPPAGSS from the coding sequence ATGCTACCACAAGAAAGAATCGGTACCAGTGAAGCCTTCTTTTTAACTGTAGCCGCCATGATCGAAGTTGGGACCTTAATCGGCGCCAGGGATATAGCCGATCAGGTGGGGGTGGACATGTGGCTGGTTTCACCCCTGGAGACTTTTTTCAGCCTGGGAGCAATCTACATTCTTACCCGCCTGGCCATGAAGTTCCCCCGGCAGGATTTTTACGGCTTCAGCCGGCAAATTGTCGGCCGCTGGCTGGCCTGGCCCCTGAGTTCAGGTTTACTTTTTTACTGGCTCGCTTTGACGGCCCACGTTACGCGGGTTACTACTGATGTAATCAAAAATTCCCTGCTGGCGCGCACGCCGGCCGAAGTAATCCTTTTATCTTTACTTATTGTGGCGGCCTACCTGGCCAGCCGGGGGCTGGAACCTCTAGCCCGGGCCTCGATTATTATTATCATTGTTACTTTACCCCTGATTATGATGCTTTTTTTACTGGTCCTGCCCCATTTGCGCTTTGATAATTTCTTACCGATCTTACCCAGGGGGCCCTGGCCGGTCCTGCGCCTGGCCTTCTGGCGTATTAGCAATGCCGAAGAAATGAGCCTGTTTTTAATCCTGGTTCCCTTTTTGCAGCAGCCGTGGGAAGCCTGGCAGGCTGCCAGCCGGGGTTATCTGGTGGTAATGGTCGTCGTAATCACTGTCCTGACTACCTGCCAGGGAGTATTGGGAATAGAGCTCCTGAAGCATTCTTTAATTCCGGGTTTAAGCGTTACCCAGCTGGCCGAGTTTGCCGGTACCTTTATTGAACGCATTAGCCTGGTTTTTATCTCCCTGTGGATTATCCTGGTGTTTCCTACGGTCGCGGCCCTCCTCTGGGCCAGCGCTTACCTGGCCGGGCGCCTGTGCAATTTAAAAGCTTATCGCCTGCTGGCCTTTTACCAGTTGCCAGTGGTCTATTTCCTGGCCCGGTATCCAGGGAGCAACCTGGAAGTGAAAAGCTTTTTTTTCTTTCTCCAACCCCTGGGCTTTGCTTTCTTACTAATTATACCAGCGATTCTCTATCTTATTGCCATCATACGTTTTCCTCCCGCCGGGTCTTCCTGA
- a CDS encoding Ger(x)C family spore germination protein — MNRGSLYRAGLFLLLLTIITAGCWDNKDLERRALVLGAAVDLTAAGGDLAVTELWKITLEMPVLRRMVTRGGGGGGGGGGEGQDENTMPTWRLTLTGTTFAEAINKAATRSERTLFFGHQKILLMGEELARRGDLQSVLDWWARNRESYLAIEVLLAEGPAGGIMEARPKFARSVSLFLHEQAQQVIKTSRFVKHSLAEVLAALDAGRDILLARVKMGPRQELEVSGAGVIREGRLAGWLTPAETQAALWITGETKGCDILVVPVPELQQTLSVEFGKLQAEVKPLMEEDKLSFTIKIKVEGKIAEKMGNPKLLAAADLQQVENRAARLMEERIRQVLGKLQQQYQADVLGFGRKVEKVRPRQWEAMKGQWRQIYASLPVTVQVKVNIRRTGMVS; from the coding sequence ATGAACCGGGGGAGCCTGTACCGGGCCGGTCTATTTCTATTATTGTTAACAATAATTACCGCTGGTTGCTGGGATAATAAAGACCTGGAGCGCCGGGCCCTGGTGCTGGGAGCAGCAGTTGACCTGACTGCTGCCGGTGGTGATTTGGCGGTGACAGAACTATGGAAAATTACCCTGGAAATGCCGGTCCTGCGCCGCATGGTAACCAGGGGTGGGGGCGGTGGTGGCGGTGGCGGTGGCGAAGGGCAAGACGAGAATACCATGCCAACCTGGCGTTTAACTTTGACGGGGACTACCTTTGCCGAGGCCATAAATAAGGCAGCTACCCGTTCGGAACGGACCCTTTTCTTTGGCCACCAAAAAATACTGCTCATGGGCGAAGAACTGGCCCGCCGGGGTGATTTACAGTCGGTGTTAGATTGGTGGGCCCGCAACCGGGAAAGCTATCTGGCTATTGAGGTTCTTCTGGCCGAGGGGCCTGCCGGGGGTATAATGGAAGCCCGGCCTAAATTTGCCCGGAGTGTCAGCCTGTTTTTACACGAACAGGCGCAGCAAGTCATAAAGACTTCCCGCTTCGTCAAGCATTCTCTAGCTGAAGTGCTGGCCGCCCTGGACGCCGGCCGGGATATTTTACTGGCCAGGGTTAAGATGGGGCCCCGGCAAGAATTAGAAGTTAGCGGGGCGGGTGTAATTCGTGAAGGCCGGCTGGCGGGGTGGCTTACTCCCGCAGAAACCCAGGCCGCCCTCTGGATCACCGGGGAAACTAAAGGTTGCGACATCCTGGTAGTACCGGTACCAGAGTTACAGCAAACTTTAAGTGTAGAATTTGGTAAGCTCCAGGCGGAAGTAAAGCCTCTAATGGAAGAAGATAAATTAAGTTTTACTATAAAAATAAAGGTTGAAGGCAAAATAGCCGAAAAAATGGGCAATCCCAAGTTGTTGGCGGCTGCCGACCTGCAGCAAGTGGAAAACAGGGCGGCCAGATTAATGGAAGAGCGTATCAGGCAGGTACTGGGCAAGTTACAGCAACAGTACCAGGCTGATGTGCTGGGCTTTGGCCGCAAGGTGGAAAAAGTTAGGCCGCGCCAGTGGGAAGCAATGAAAGGGCAGTGGCGGCAAATATATGCCAGCCTGCCGGTTACGGTACAGGTAAAGGTAAACATCAGGCGTACAGGTATGGTGAGCTAA